A part of Rhodamnia argentea isolate NSW1041297 chromosome 8, ASM2092103v1, whole genome shotgun sequence genomic DNA contains:
- the LOC115735546 gene encoding 60S ribosomal protein L30: MVASKKTKKTHESINNRLALVMKSGKYTLGYKTVLKTLRNSKGKLVIIANNCPPLRKSEIEYYAMLAKVGVHHYNGNNVDLGTACGKYFRVCCLSIIDPGDSDIIKSMPGDS, from the exons ATGGTGGCGTCGAAGAAGACG AAGAAGACGCATGAGAGCATCAACAACAGGCTCGCTCTCGTCATGAAGAGCGGGAAGTACACCCTGGGATACAAGACGGTCCTCAAGACCTTGAGGAACTCCAAAG GTAAGCTGGTCATCATTGCGAACAACTGCCCTCCTCTTCGCAAGTCCGAGATAGAGTACTACGCGATGTTGGCGAAGGTTGGAGTTCACCACTACAACGGGA ATAATGTAGACTTGGGCACAGCTTGTGGAAAGTATTTCCGGGTTTGCTGCCTTAGCATCATTGACCCAG GTGATTCGGATATCATTAAGAGCATGCCCGGTGACTCTTAG
- the LOC115733324 gene encoding NDR1/HIN1-like protein 13: MADRVHPHGSLPESPPSPTEKPPRQPQSPPKPTLPSQDKTVPPPLTYVVHVPKDQVYRIPPPENAKLFERYTRRVQRRGSPCCCVFLTVATFALLVGAAAGLFYLILRPEPPKYAVEGVAIGGVDLNSTSAMSPEIGLAVRAVNPNDKIGIHYVGGSSVDMYYNGVRLADGAVPALHQSPNSYTVFNMTLKGSGVVLSSDSRRDLTAEQSRGSVPLKLTVKAPVKFKVGAVKTWKITVKLSCDVTVDKLTASAKVVHEDCDYRVNIF, encoded by the coding sequence ATGGCGGACCGTGTCCACCCGCATGGCTCCCTGCCTGAATCACCGCCGTCCCCGACGGAGAAGCCTCCTCGGCAGCCGCAATCACCGCCAAAGCCGACCCTCCCATCGCAAGACAAGACCGTCCCCCCTCCGCTCACCTACGTCGTCCATGTTCCCAAGGACCAAGTCTACCGCATCCCGCCGCCGGAGAATGCCAAGCTCTTCGAGCGCTACACTCGCCGGGTCCAGCGCCGCGGGAGCCCCTGCTGCTGCGTCTTCCTCACTGTCGCCACCTTCGCCCTCCTCGTTGGTGCCGCCGCCGGCCTCTTCTACCTCATCCTGAGGCCGGAGCCGCCGAAATACGCCGTCGAGGGCGTGGCGATCGGCGGCGTTGACCTGAACTCGACCTCCGCGATGTCACCCGAGATCGGCCTCGCCGTACGGGCAGTGAACCCTAACGACAAGATCGGGATTCATTACGTGGGCGGAAGCTCTGTCGACATGTACTACAACGGCGTCAGGTTGGCCGACGGCGCCGTGCCGGCACTGCACCAGTCGCCGAACAGCTACACGGTGTTTAACATGACGCTGAAGGGGAGCGGCGTTGTATTGTCGAGTGATTCGCGACGGGATCTGACCGCAGAGCAGAGCCGGGGAAGTGTGCCGTTGAAGTTGACGGTGAAGGCGCCCGTGAAGTTCAAGGTCGGCGCCGTCAAGACGTGGAAGATCACCGTTAAGCTGTCGTGTGACGTGACGGTGGACAAGTTGACGGCGTCAGCGAAGGTTGTCCATGAGGATTGCGATTATAGAgtaaatatcttttga
- the LOC115735543 gene encoding non-structural maintenance of chromosomes element 1 homolog isoform X1, with translation MPELTDGHKVLIQALISRGPLSEKDFHAVFNGVTGKNPANHKQLFNDYLLKINKDLSHVQCELRGCRNQNDGQVFYGFVNNVSDNQSELGTKYSVPQIAFYKCIIEAMVQDATAQGCISDIDALNIRLENQVLNGAVPQSQHNSLGVPAAFRNFSISQKEKTLEQLVRDKWLCSIPDGKIGLGVRSFLDLRSWFRSNDIPSCEVCNEAAVKAELCPNDDCNVRIHQYCLNKRFSRKKVERVCPGCGQQWRCVLPEVEEIEEEDAQDVQIQSQPLSHPKRTLRSRAATNADALLASSSQGAPHSSDFRRTTRSSARLRS, from the exons ATGCCCGAGCTGACGGACGGGCACAAGGTCCTCATCCAAGCCCTGATTTCGCGCGGCCCTCTCAGCGAGAAGGACTTCCACGCCGTCTTCAATGGCGTCACCGGAAAAAACCCAG CTAATCATAAGCAGCTGTTCAACGATTATCTCCTGAAGATCAATAAGGACCTCTCGCACGTTCAGTGCGAGCTGCGTGGATGCAGGAACCAAAACGATGGCCAGGTTTTCTATGGATTTGTCAATAACGTCTCCGACAATCAATCAGAGCTCGGGACTAAATACTCAGTTCCACAGATTGCTTTCTACAAGTGCATT ATAGAAGCAATGGTGCAAGATGCCACTGCTCAAGGCTGCATATCTGATATTGATGCTCTAAATATACGGCTGGAAAATCAG GTGCTGAATGGAGCTGTGCCGCAGTCACAACACAATTCTCTTGGTGTCCCTGCTGCATTTAGGAATTTTTCTATATCCCAGAAAGAAAAAACCCTTGAGCAACTTGTGCGGGACAAGTGGCTTTGTTCGATCCCAGATGGTAAGATAGGGCTCGGCGTTCGATCTTTCCTTGATCTGAGAAGTTGGTTCCGCAGTAATGATATCCCTTCATGTGAAGTATGTAATGAAGCTGCTGTGAAG GCGGAATTGTGCCCGAATGATGATTGTAATGTTCGAATCCATCAATATTGCCTGAATAAACGATTTTCCCGGAAGAAG GTTGAGCGAGTTTGTCCTGGTTGTGGCCAACAGTGGAGATGTGTACTGCCCGAAGTGGAAGAAATAGAGGAAGAGGATGCTCAAGATGTGCAAATCCAAAGCCAACCACTCTCGCATCCAAAGAGGACGCTTCGAAGCAGGGCAGCTACAA ATGCTGACGCTCTATTAGCGTCTTCAAGTCAAGGTGCCCCTCATAGTTCTGATTTTAGAAGGACAACTCGAAGCTCTGCCCGCCTGAGATCATGA
- the LOC115735534 gene encoding LOW QUALITY PROTEIN: protein ALTERED PHOSPHATE STARVATION RESPONSE 1 (The sequence of the model RefSeq protein was modified relative to this genomic sequence to represent the inferred CDS: inserted 1 base in 1 codon) produces MPWKXGLTSSKAEEDKALQLCRERKKFVRQAVDGWYSLVYAHVTYVQSLRNVASALIKFFETEAPKDVSLYTSTSATPEPLAYTEKSIFQFSFSPPSGSRRSHGKGTLSPSLSPASSSVQAGYTKFQGSYSTRVEETLAPPATQTVTSSCTPENVPHCSSKKPETSPLKNPAVPPGSPLWDYFSQSHPIDHQFSLLEGKGVRQGSKNSDDEKEVSEPENDGEKASFSSAEESLDSEDEFSVASADTPVGRSENSNRVNDEGKPSLSLTRASGMNSSKVEKGYSPDLSPLRKTSPVVDLEADAEKISFEEDSSGAKSHPKDFISSIRDIVRLFLKASEFGKEVPRMLEANKLNMQLVCPMKEKKGEPIVLKYLRACFSCGEDYEQVQESAQTAVKYLTWHRTASPHSISSWNPLRLNPKDEIEELGGNLSDNFCMISGSHASTLDRLYAWERKLYDEVKASGIIRRKYDLTCQLLTQLESKDAQRVRIDKTRAEIKDLHSRIRVAIQRIDSISKSIEVLRDKELQPQLEELIEGLSRMWELMSECHSLQFTIISVAHNNCNAKITIQRQKTVYLQNELGSLSSSFMKWIAAQKFYLQAINNWLDKCVLIPQKTSKRKRRVQPPSIRNFGPPIYVTCGVWLEMLDSLPTKEVTDSIRGLAAEVSSFLPREERSQKKIGKWPHPSSSNADNECDPAYDILLSNEAPEGRTSHFHHIQSRLMDVLFQLNNYAESSVKKYTELEKAIQDAKNHYEHLKSQ; encoded by the exons ATGCCTTGGA AGGGACTTACCAGCTCTAAAGCGGAAGAAGATAAGGCCCTGCAGCTTTGTCGGGAGAGGAAAAAGTTTGTTAGGCAAGCCGTTGATGGCTGGTACTCCCTTGTGTATGCACATGTCACATATGTGCAATCATTAAGGAACGTAGCATCAGCTCTCATCAAGTTCTTTGAAACAGAAGCTCCAAAGGACGTTTCCTTGTATACCTCTACTAGTGCAACACCTGAGCCACTTGCATACACTGAGAAGTccattttccaattttcattttcaccTCCCTCAGGGTCACGCCGTTCCCATGGCAAGGGAACTCTTTCCCCATCCCTATCGCCTGCTTCCTCTTCTGTGCAAGCCGGTTATACGAAGTTTCAAGGTAGCTATTCTACAAGAGTTGAAGAAACACTTGCTCCGCCTGCTACTCAGACGGTGACTTCATCTTGTACTCCAGAAAATGTTCCACATTGTTCCTCAAAAAAACCAGAAACCTCGCCATTGAAGAATCCTGCGGTCCCTCCTGGAAGTCCGTTGTGGGATTACTTTAGTCAGTCCCATCCAATCGACCATCAGTTTTCATTACTTGAAGGGAAGGGAGTGAGGCAAGGATCTAAGAATTCTGATGATGAAAAGGAAGTTTCTGAGCCAGAAAATGATGGGGAGAAGGCTTCTTTTTCCAGCGCTGAAGAATCTCTGGATTCTGAAGATGAGTTCAGCGTGGCTTCCGCTGATACTCCAGTTGGCAGATCTGAGAATTCTAACAGGGTGAATGATGAGGGTAAGCCTAGTTTATCACTGACAAGAGCTTCGGGAATGAATTCCTCGAAAGTAGAAAAGGGCTACTCCCCTGATTTATCACCCTTGAGGAAGACATCTCCTGTGGTTGATCTGGAAGCTGACGCAGAGAAAATATCATTCGAAGAAGATTCTAGTGGAGCTAAGTCTCATCCAAAGGACTTCATTTCAAGCATCAGAGACATTGTACGTCTATTCCTAAAAGCTTCGGAGTTCGGAAAAGAAGTTCCACGGATGCTAGAAGCAAACAAACTGAACATGCAACTAGTATGCCCGATGAAAGAGAAGAAAg GTGAGCCAATTGTGCTAAAGTATCTTCGAGCTTGTTTCTCTTGCGGGGAAGACTATGAGCAAGTTCAAG AGTCTGCTCAAACTGCAGTAAAGTATTTAACTTGGCACAGAACTGCTTCTCCTCATTCCATTTCTTCTTGGAATCCTCTGAGGCTGAATCCAAAGGATGAAATTGAGGAGCTCGGTGGCAATCTCTCTGATAACTTTTGCATGATTTCGGGCAGTCATGCTTCTACGCTGGATCGCTTATATGCATGGGAGAGAAAGCTTTATGATGAAGTCAAG GCGAGTGGGATAATTAGAAGGAAGTATGACTTGACATGCCAACTTCTAACACAACTTGAATCAAAGGATGCACAAAGAGTTCGAATTGATAAGACCCGTGCGGAGATCAAAGATTTGCACTCAAGAATCAGAGTTGCGATTCAGAGGATTGATTCAATTTCAAAGAGCATTGAGGTACTAAGGGACAAAGAGCTGCAACCACAACTTGAAGAGTTGATTGAAGG GTTAAGTAGGATGTGGGAATTGATGTCCGAGTGCCACAGTCTTCAGTTTACCATAATCTCAGTGGCACACAACAACTGCAACGCCAAGATTACCATACAGCGGCAGAAGACAGTCTACCTTCAAAATGAGCTGGGCTCTCTCTCTTCGAGTTTTATGAAGTGGATTGCTGCCCAGAAATTCTATCTGCAGGCAATAAACAACTGGCTTGATAAATGCGTCTTGATTCCTCAAAAGacttcaaaaagaaagagaagggtaCAACCCCCATCAATAAGGAACTTTGGTCCCCCAATATATGTAACATGCGGTGTCTGGTTGGAGATGCTCGATTCCTTGCCTACCAAGGAAGTTACAGATTCCATCAGGGGTTTAGCAGCTGAGGTTTCTAGCTTTTTACCACGTGAAGAAAGAAGCCAGAAAAAGATTGGAAAATGGCCGCATCCATCATCCTCAAATGCTGACAATGAGTGCGACCCGGCTTATGATATATTATTGAGCAACGAAGCTCCGGAGGGACGCACTTCACACTTTCATCATAtccaatcaagattgatggacGTTCTTTTTCAGTTAAATAATTATGCAGAGTCGTCCGTGAAGAAGTACACAGAACTGGAGAAGGCCATCCAGGATGCAAAAAACCACTATGAGCACTTGAAGTCCCAATGA
- the LOC115735543 gene encoding non-structural maintenance of chromosomes element 1 homolog isoform X3 produces MPELTDGHKVLIQALISRGPLSEKDFHAVFNGVTGKNPANHKQLFNDYLLKINKDLSHVQCELRGCRNQNDGQVFYGFVNNVSDNQSELGTKYSVPQIAFYKCIIEAMVQDATAQGCISDIDALNIRLENQVLNGAVPQSQHNSLGVPAAFRNFSISQKEKTLEQLVRDKWLCSIPDGKIGLGVRSFLDLRSWFRSNDIPSCEVCNEAAVKAELCPNDDCNVRIHQYCLNKRFSRKKVERVCPGCGQQWRCVLPEVEEIEEEDAQDVQIQSQPLSHPKRTLRSRAATNADALLASSSQDVRHKC; encoded by the exons ATGCCCGAGCTGACGGACGGGCACAAGGTCCTCATCCAAGCCCTGATTTCGCGCGGCCCTCTCAGCGAGAAGGACTTCCACGCCGTCTTCAATGGCGTCACCGGAAAAAACCCAG CTAATCATAAGCAGCTGTTCAACGATTATCTCCTGAAGATCAATAAGGACCTCTCGCACGTTCAGTGCGAGCTGCGTGGATGCAGGAACCAAAACGATGGCCAGGTTTTCTATGGATTTGTCAATAACGTCTCCGACAATCAATCAGAGCTCGGGACTAAATACTCAGTTCCACAGATTGCTTTCTACAAGTGCATT ATAGAAGCAATGGTGCAAGATGCCACTGCTCAAGGCTGCATATCTGATATTGATGCTCTAAATATACGGCTGGAAAATCAG GTGCTGAATGGAGCTGTGCCGCAGTCACAACACAATTCTCTTGGTGTCCCTGCTGCATTTAGGAATTTTTCTATATCCCAGAAAGAAAAAACCCTTGAGCAACTTGTGCGGGACAAGTGGCTTTGTTCGATCCCAGATGGTAAGATAGGGCTCGGCGTTCGATCTTTCCTTGATCTGAGAAGTTGGTTCCGCAGTAATGATATCCCTTCATGTGAAGTATGTAATGAAGCTGCTGTGAAG GCGGAATTGTGCCCGAATGATGATTGTAATGTTCGAATCCATCAATATTGCCTGAATAAACGATTTTCCCGGAAGAAG GTTGAGCGAGTTTGTCCTGGTTGTGGCCAACAGTGGAGATGTGTACTGCCCGAAGTGGAAGAAATAGAGGAAGAGGATGCTCAAGATGTGCAAATCCAAAGCCAACCACTCTCGCATCCAAAGAGGACGCTTCGAAGCAGGGCAGCTACAAATGCTGACGCTCTATTAGCATCTTCAAGTCAAGATGTGC GCCACAAATGCTGA
- the LOC115735543 gene encoding non-structural maintenance of chromosomes element 1 homolog isoform X2 — MPELTDGHKVLIQALISRGPLSEKDFHAVFNGVTGKNPANHKQLFNDYLLKINKDLSHVQCELRGCRNQNDGQVFYGFVNNVSDNQSELGTKYSVPQIAFYKCIIEAMVQDATAQGCISDIDALNIRLENQVLNGAVPQSQHNSLGVPAAFRNFSISQKEKTLEQLVRDKWLCSIPDGKIGLGVRSFLDLRSWFRSNDIPSCEVCNEAAVKAELCPNDDCNVRIHQYCLNKRFSRKKVERVCPGCGQQWRCVLPEVEEIEEEDAQDVQIQSQPLSHPKRTLRSRAATNADALLASSSQDPQMLTLY, encoded by the exons ATGCCCGAGCTGACGGACGGGCACAAGGTCCTCATCCAAGCCCTGATTTCGCGCGGCCCTCTCAGCGAGAAGGACTTCCACGCCGTCTTCAATGGCGTCACCGGAAAAAACCCAG CTAATCATAAGCAGCTGTTCAACGATTATCTCCTGAAGATCAATAAGGACCTCTCGCACGTTCAGTGCGAGCTGCGTGGATGCAGGAACCAAAACGATGGCCAGGTTTTCTATGGATTTGTCAATAACGTCTCCGACAATCAATCAGAGCTCGGGACTAAATACTCAGTTCCACAGATTGCTTTCTACAAGTGCATT ATAGAAGCAATGGTGCAAGATGCCACTGCTCAAGGCTGCATATCTGATATTGATGCTCTAAATATACGGCTGGAAAATCAG GTGCTGAATGGAGCTGTGCCGCAGTCACAACACAATTCTCTTGGTGTCCCTGCTGCATTTAGGAATTTTTCTATATCCCAGAAAGAAAAAACCCTTGAGCAACTTGTGCGGGACAAGTGGCTTTGTTCGATCCCAGATGGTAAGATAGGGCTCGGCGTTCGATCTTTCCTTGATCTGAGAAGTTGGTTCCGCAGTAATGATATCCCTTCATGTGAAGTATGTAATGAAGCTGCTGTGAAG GCGGAATTGTGCCCGAATGATGATTGTAATGTTCGAATCCATCAATATTGCCTGAATAAACGATTTTCCCGGAAGAAG GTTGAGCGAGTTTGTCCTGGTTGTGGCCAACAGTGGAGATGTGTACTGCCCGAAGTGGAAGAAATAGAGGAAGAGGATGCTCAAGATGTGCAAATCCAAAGCCAACCACTCTCGCATCCAAAGAGGACGCTTCGAAGCAGGGCAGCTACAAATGCTGACGCTCTATTAGCATCTTCAAGTCAAGAT CCACAAATGCTGACGCTCTATTAG